One genomic window of Sphingopyxis sp. OPL5 includes the following:
- a CDS encoding type ISP restriction/modification enzyme, translating into MVYDPVQIAEEFFESVRRVRALGAGTPETAYYPALHTLFERVGSSLSPKVLALSQLGNIGAGSPDFGLFAANQVQKGEPRKGQMPERGVVEVKPVADDSMFKSTPAQLAKYYDAYSLVLVTNMRAFQLVGPDVNGTATRLEAFVLADTTADFWSLVQTPGNSAKTIGLAFVEYLRRALTQNVALVQPKDVAWFLASYARDALARVDAAGDLPALKTVRTALEDALGITFDEEKGDHFFRSTLVQTLFYGLFSAWVIWARATPRNPPRFDWRSAGWSLHVPFIQTLFQQLTAPQHIKQLDLVEVLDWTGNTLNRIDAAEFLKRFDQGEAVQYFYEPFLEAFDPKLRKQFGVWYTPAEIVDYMVARVDRALKDELEITDGLADERVYVLDPCCGTGGFINSVLRRIRANLESHGLGDALADRLRDAARNRVFGFEIMPAPFVVAHMQAGMALANMDAPLAENTRPAIYLTNALTGWEPHTNKPLPFPELEAERASADAVKQATPILVILGNPPYDGYAGIADNAEERALTSEYRKVKKVAGPQGQGLNELYVRFFRMAERRIAEKTGEGVISFISNYSWLDSLSFPGMRERYLEMFDSIAIDCLNGDKYKTGKTTPEGLPDPSIFSTPANPAGIQVGTAIATLVRKKVHKRSETIAFRHLWGTAKRETLAATAETDASTIYSQIRPELKLRLPFEPVVFDKGYLRWPLLPELLPVGFPGVKTSRDEFLVDIDRDALEKRLARYFDPKVSDADLAKAHPTVAKSQGGFNGPKVRAALVARHANEDARATKDNEPPVRAGRVTRYAYRPFDVRWLYWDPDEKLLDRERADYLSQVADDEPALSAQQKPRGDWQSSQVNSAYACLDLIDRGSTNFPRRTVDASTGELRYNFVPTMLTWLKEQGHSADELFNHIVATLHAPSYGKANAGALRMDWPRVPLAGKPDVLTASAQLGEKVAALLDAECDVAGVSSGSLKGGLAVIALPKGKDFQLAMDWGSVQINKNGSRIVMPGDGNATIRAWTDAERDALDVLAARHGLDRPALLALIGEQAVDVHINADAKWEGVPAKVWAYALGGYQVLKKWLSYREAAVLGRPLTGEEALHFAKTARRITEILCMGPALDAAHAKARDCAVPWIDGKPGEIVCEE; encoded by the coding sequence GTGGTTTACGATCCGGTTCAAATCGCTGAGGAATTCTTTGAGTCCGTTCGTCGGGTTCGTGCTTTGGGCGCAGGGACGCCGGAAACTGCCTACTATCCCGCGCTTCATACGCTGTTCGAGCGGGTCGGCAGCTCATTGTCTCCCAAGGTTCTGGCGCTTTCGCAGCTAGGTAACATAGGTGCGGGCAGCCCCGACTTCGGCTTGTTCGCGGCGAACCAAGTTCAGAAGGGCGAACCGCGCAAAGGGCAGATGCCCGAACGCGGCGTGGTCGAGGTCAAGCCGGTTGCCGATGACAGCATGTTTAAGTCAACGCCTGCGCAATTGGCGAAGTATTACGATGCTTACAGTCTTGTGCTTGTCACGAATATGCGGGCCTTTCAGCTCGTCGGGCCGGACGTCAACGGCACTGCCACGCGGCTCGAAGCCTTCGTGCTTGCTGACACCACCGCCGATTTCTGGTCGCTCGTCCAGACGCCGGGAAATTCCGCCAAAACCATCGGCCTTGCCTTCGTTGAATATCTCCGGCGCGCGCTCACGCAGAATGTTGCACTGGTGCAGCCCAAGGATGTCGCGTGGTTCCTTGCTTCCTACGCCCGCGACGCACTCGCGCGGGTCGATGCGGCCGGCGATCTTCCGGCGCTCAAGACGGTGCGCACCGCGCTCGAAGATGCCCTTGGGATCACCTTCGACGAGGAAAAGGGCGATCATTTCTTCCGCTCCACGCTTGTCCAAACGCTGTTTTACGGGCTGTTTTCGGCCTGGGTGATCTGGGCGCGCGCAACGCCGCGTAACCCGCCCCGTTTCGACTGGCGGTCGGCGGGCTGGAGCCTGCACGTCCCGTTCATCCAAACGCTGTTCCAGCAACTCACTGCTCCGCAACACATCAAACAACTCGATCTGGTCGAAGTGCTCGACTGGACCGGCAACACCCTCAACCGCATCGACGCAGCGGAATTTCTGAAGCGCTTCGATCAAGGCGAGGCGGTCCAGTATTTCTACGAACCCTTCCTCGAAGCCTTCGACCCCAAGCTGCGCAAACAGTTCGGCGTTTGGTACACGCCCGCGGAAATCGTCGATTACATGGTTGCGCGGGTGGATCGCGCATTGAAGGACGAACTCGAGATTACTGATGGGCTGGCCGACGAGCGGGTCTATGTGCTTGATCCGTGTTGCGGTACGGGCGGCTTCATCAATTCCGTGCTTCGCCGCATCCGCGCCAATCTAGAAAGCCACGGCCTGGGAGATGCCTTGGCAGACCGTCTACGGGACGCTGCGCGCAACCGCGTGTTCGGGTTTGAGATCATGCCAGCACCTTTTGTCGTAGCGCATATGCAAGCGGGGATGGCATTGGCGAACATGGATGCGCCACTTGCGGAAAACACGCGGCCCGCCATTTATTTGACCAACGCGCTGACCGGGTGGGAACCGCACACCAACAAGCCGCTGCCCTTCCCGGAACTTGAAGCGGAACGCGCCTCTGCCGATGCGGTCAAGCAGGCAACGCCCATCTTAGTGATCCTCGGCAACCCACCTTATGATGGCTATGCCGGTATTGCGGACAATGCCGAAGAACGCGCACTGACTAGCGAATATCGCAAGGTCAAAAAGGTCGCAGGCCCGCAAGGGCAGGGCCTGAACGAACTCTATGTTCGCTTCTTCCGAATGGCCGAACGGCGGATTGCGGAAAAGACCGGCGAAGGCGTAATCTCCTTCATTTCCAACTACAGCTGGTTGGACAGCCTGAGCTTTCCCGGCATGCGCGAACGCTATCTGGAGATGTTCGACAGCATCGCGATTGATTGTCTAAACGGCGACAAATACAAGACCGGTAAGACCACGCCCGAGGGGCTGCCCGATCCGTCGATCTTTTCGACACCTGCCAATCCGGCTGGCATTCAGGTCGGCACTGCAATAGCAACTTTGGTACGCAAAAAGGTTCACAAGCGTTCCGAGACAATCGCTTTCCGGCACTTATGGGGGACTGCAAAGCGTGAAACGCTGGCTGCAACTGCGGAGACTGACGCTTCCACCATCTACAGTCAAATCCGGCCAGAACTGAAGCTTCGCTTACCGTTCGAGCCGGTTGTCTTTGACAAAGGGTATCTCAGGTGGCCTCTTCTCCCAGAATTGCTGCCAGTCGGATTTCCCGGAGTCAAAACGAGCCGCGATGAGTTCCTCGTGGATATTGATCGCGATGCACTCGAAAAGCGCCTTGCGCGCTACTTCGATCCGAAGGTCAGTGATGCCGATCTGGCGAAGGCCCATCCCACTGTTGCGAAATCGCAAGGTGGATTCAATGGACCAAAAGTTCGGGCAGCATTGGTCGCGCGCCATGCCAACGAAGATGCGCGAGCCACGAAAGACAATGAGCCACCGGTTAGAGCGGGACGTGTAACTCGTTATGCATATCGTCCGTTTGATGTGCGATGGCTGTATTGGGACCCTGATGAAAAGCTGCTGGATCGTGAGCGGGCAGATTATCTCTCTCAAGTCGCAGACGATGAACCGGCACTATCAGCGCAACAGAAGCCTAGAGGCGACTGGCAATCCTCTCAGGTTAATTCGGCTTATGCTTGCCTCGATCTGATTGATCGTGGATCGACCAATTTCCCGCGGCGCACTGTTGATGCCTCGACAGGCGAACTGCGCTACAATTTTGTCCCTACAATGCTGACATGGCTCAAGGAACAGGGTCATTCGGCAGATGAATTGTTCAACCACATTGTCGCCACCCTGCACGCGCCAAGCTACGGCAAGGCCAATGCTGGTGCTCTTCGCATGGATTGGCCGCGCGTGCCGCTGGCTGGAAAACCGGATGTGCTCACGGCGTCGGCGCAACTTGGTGAAAAGGTCGCGGCGCTACTCGATGCCGAATGCGATGTTGCCGGGGTCAGCAGCGGCTCATTGAAAGGTGGCCTTGCTGTCATCGCGTTGCCCAAGGGCAAGGATTTCCAGCTGGCTATGGACTGGGGCAGTGTGCAAATCAATAAGAATGGCAGCCGCATAGTGATGCCCGGCGACGGTAATGCCACGATCCGCGCTTGGACCGATGCGGAGCGCGACGCGCTGGACGTACTCGCTGCGCGACATGGGCTTGATCGCCCTGCGCTGCTCGCCCTGATAGGCGAACAGGCGGTGGATGTGCACATCAACGCCGATGCGAAGTGGGAGGGGGTTCCGGCAAAAGTCTGGGCCTATGCGCTTGGCGGCTATCAGGTGCTCAAAAAATGGCTGTCTTACCGCGAGGCCGCCGTGCTGGGTCGCCCATTGACTGGCGAAGAAGCCCTCCACTTCGCCAAAACCGCGCGACGGATCACCGAAATCCTGTGCATGGGGCCAGCCCTCGACGCCGCCCACGCCAAGGCGCGTGATTGCGCCGTGCCTTGGATAGACGGAAAGCCCGGCGAAATTGTCTGCGAAGAGTGA
- a CDS encoding AAA family ATPase, with product MREPEFREWLGKRLWKGIPLTKKAKDNRVRRSMRAERGLKGLGFEQATLELVFEDGLWESLIARLSELKNDQSADLSVIRSVVPQADEPSGQLSNMIAALKQYGYFLEGRDPNYGANNEPADGEDALELTRESVEAAMKAYDLSASDFMKKYGFATNFDYVVFRPGEEARYPAKAIFLVAYSSISGNPDITVKGQRDTFGDAEGGPIHSEFVRSGYEIESRRRPGGDEVQADRIRKYLIANHIEPAKRRNDATVTIRAGDIHKELGLSNQLPNVCQAIEGKKLRDMTGLSKPEIISGPDSGRGGNMTYRFALTASSDSKAVAMNSPTNLILYGPPGTGKTYRTTLEAVALCDGTADYPETKEGREALMTRYNELVAEKRIAFVTFHQNYDYETFVEGLRPETGENEGGSAGFRLEARAGIFREICALADQARTRTAPSAAESGYDFSGRRFWKMGQGAIGTEDDVYDSAVANSYITLGWGGAIDWSDERFSTFDAIKAEWLARNPDDTTPSNWTQTWPFRCEMQIGDIVIVPYGNTAFRAIAEVTGDYRFEPSTEGYYSHRRDVRWLLTLDEPLPLDTIVDGNFTMRTLYSLQSKRVNLPALGRLIAGDIDKNSGGEAVSDGIPDQFVLIIDEINRANISKVFGELITLIEPDKRLGMTNELTLTLPYSKKRDFGVPANLHIIGTMNTADRSIALLDTALRRRFNFREMAPEPGLLGVVDGIDLKAVLTTINQRIEYLIDREHRIGHAFFIGCNAAEQVHAAMRDKVIPLLQEYFFEDWSRIHGVLGDGFIGSVTLKCPLGEGEDRKSWSVRLENQPDGRSGFPDDAYALLIGKSASVSVDTGE from the coding sequence ATGCGCGAGCCTGAATTTCGAGAATGGTTGGGCAAGCGGCTCTGGAAGGGAATCCCGCTGACGAAGAAAGCCAAGGACAATCGCGTTCGCCGCAGCATGCGTGCAGAGCGTGGCTTGAAGGGGCTAGGTTTCGAGCAAGCCACGCTGGAATTGGTTTTTGAAGACGGCCTTTGGGAATCGCTGATCGCTCGATTGTCCGAACTGAAAAACGATCAATCTGCCGATCTTTCAGTCATAAGATCGGTAGTTCCACAAGCAGACGAGCCGAGTGGGCAGCTCTCAAACATGATCGCTGCCCTGAAACAATATGGCTATTTTCTCGAAGGCCGCGACCCTAACTACGGTGCTAACAATGAGCCAGCCGATGGCGAAGACGCACTGGAACTGACCCGAGAATCCGTTGAGGCGGCGATGAAGGCGTATGACCTGAGCGCCAGTGATTTCATGAAGAAATACGGATTTGCGACCAATTTCGACTATGTTGTTTTCCGCCCCGGTGAAGAGGCACGCTATCCGGCAAAGGCAATCTTCCTTGTTGCCTATAGCTCAATTTCCGGCAACCCAGACATCACCGTGAAGGGCCAGCGCGACACCTTCGGCGATGCGGAGGGCGGTCCAATCCATTCGGAATTTGTCCGATCGGGTTATGAGATTGAAAGTAGGCGACGGCCAGGCGGCGATGAGGTGCAGGCTGATCGCATCCGCAAATATCTGATCGCCAATCATATCGAACCAGCAAAACGGCGCAACGATGCGACCGTTACAATTCGGGCTGGCGATATTCACAAAGAGCTCGGGCTTTCCAACCAGTTGCCGAACGTATGTCAGGCGATTGAGGGCAAGAAGCTGCGGGACATGACCGGACTGTCCAAGCCGGAAATCATATCAGGACCGGATAGCGGGCGTGGCGGTAATATGACCTATCGCTTCGCCCTTACGGCTAGTTCGGACTCAAAGGCTGTCGCAATGAATTCTCCAACCAATCTCATCCTTTATGGTCCTCCGGGCACCGGCAAAACCTATCGCACGACGCTGGAGGCAGTGGCGCTTTGCGATGGCACTGCGGACTATCCGGAAACGAAGGAAGGCCGAGAGGCCTTGATGACGAGATACAATGAACTGGTCGCGGAAAAGCGAATCGCCTTTGTGACGTTTCACCAGAACTACGACTATGAAACCTTCGTCGAAGGTCTGCGCCCGGAAACTGGCGAGAACGAAGGCGGTTCTGCAGGTTTCCGGCTTGAAGCTCGCGCTGGAATCTTTCGCGAAATCTGCGCCCTGGCCGACCAGGCCCGAACCCGGACAGCACCTTCGGCTGCCGAAAGTGGCTATGATTTCTCCGGTCGCCGCTTTTGGAAGATGGGACAAGGTGCAATCGGCACCGAGGATGACGTCTATGACTCAGCCGTGGCCAACAGTTACATAACTCTTGGTTGGGGTGGCGCTATCGATTGGAGCGATGAACGGTTCTCCACCTTTGATGCGATTAAGGCCGAATGGCTTGCACGAAACCCCGATGATACGACGCCCAGCAATTGGACGCAGACTTGGCCGTTCCGCTGCGAAATGCAGATCGGTGACATTGTCATAGTGCCCTATGGCAACACCGCCTTCCGCGCGATTGCCGAGGTTACTGGAGACTATCGTTTTGAACCTTCGACTGAGGGTTACTACTCGCATCGCCGCGATGTTCGCTGGCTGTTGACCTTAGACGAACCGTTGCCGCTAGACACGATCGTCGATGGCAATTTCACCATGCGGACGCTGTACTCGTTGCAATCTAAGCGCGTAAATCTGCCCGCCCTTGGCCGGTTGATTGCTGGCGACATTGATAAAAATAGCGGCGGAGAGGCAGTGAGTGACGGCATTCCTGACCAGTTCGTTCTCATTATAGATGAAATCAACCGCGCCAATATTTCGAAGGTTTTCGGCGAACTCATCACGCTCATCGAACCTGACAAGCGGCTCGGTATGACCAATGAGCTGACGTTGACGCTTCCATATTCGAAAAAGCGGGATTTTGGTGTCCCGGCCAACCTGCACATCATCGGCACGATGAACACTGCTGATCGATCTATCGCGTTGCTGGACACAGCGTTGCGGAGGCGGTTCAATTTCCGGGAAATGGCACCGGAGCCGGGTTTGCTAGGCGTGGTCGATGGGATTGACCTAAAGGCCGTGCTCACCACCATCAACCAGCGCATCGAGTATCTGATCGACCGCGAGCACCGCATCGGTCATGCGTTTTTCATTGGTTGCAATGCGGCTGAACAGGTTCACGCCGCCATGCGCGACAAGGTTATTCCGCTTTTGCAGGAATATTTCTTCGAGGACTGGAGCCGCATCCATGGGGTCCTTGGCGACGGGTTCATCGGCTCCGTTACTCTTAAATGCCCACTTGGCGAGGGTGAAGATCGCAAGAGCTGGTCCGTGCGATTGGAAAACCAGCCTGATGGCCGCAGCGGCTTTCCAGACGACGCGTATGCTCTGTTGATCGGCAAGAGTGCTAGCGTTTCGGTGGACACCGGCGAGTGA
- a CDS encoding McrC family protein has protein sequence MTHLTVHEWGSVGVHNGSGPGPEKTFARSQANALFLAARSHPLANRSGTNILVDRYSDMWAQQVVGVIAAPGSSLEILPKIDATANENDETIRARLVTMLDVALGLKLGDGQALAMARQKETLLDILIRLFADRLLAEARRGLPRAYLTQEENLAALRGRLDVIRQFTHNAVRPDRLACRFDTLMPDTPLLRVMKACVLMLRRHARVLETQRRLDELRFPLAEVSDVPVSALPWAQVRIDRTNRRWETLYGLAKLFLKREWQRTNHDAKAGQGITLLFAMNDLFEAYVAALARRAVRGSDLTVHSQGGLRYCLMEEGDGGRERFQTTPDILIKRDGQAVMVIDTKWKLIGRNPEDKKRGVSQSDVYQMMAYARLYQCRDVMLLYPHHAGLGVEALEAGYGMMEGDERLRIASVDLLPGEAAVVQRLASLLSPAKVGLFAAA, from the coding sequence ATGACGCATCTGACCGTCCATGAATGGGGCAGCGTCGGCGTGCACAATGGTAGCGGCCCGGGGCCTGAAAAAACCTTTGCCCGCAGCCAGGCGAACGCCCTCTTTCTGGCCGCTCGGTCGCACCCACTGGCCAACCGGTCCGGGACCAATATCCTTGTAGACCGTTACAGCGACATGTGGGCGCAGCAGGTTGTCGGCGTGATTGCCGCGCCCGGCTCCAGTCTCGAGATATTGCCCAAGATCGATGCTACGGCGAATGAGAACGATGAAACGATCCGCGCGCGCCTCGTCACCATGCTTGATGTCGCCCTTGGACTTAAACTCGGTGACGGACAGGCGCTGGCGATGGCGCGTCAGAAGGAGACGTTGCTCGACATCTTGATCCGCCTGTTCGCAGACCGCCTACTGGCCGAAGCTAGGCGCGGTCTACCCCGCGCCTATCTGACGCAAGAGGAGAATCTTGCCGCGTTGCGCGGGCGGCTCGATGTCATCCGCCAGTTCACTCACAATGCGGTGCGGCCTGACCGGCTAGCCTGCCGGTTCGATACATTGATGCCGGACACGCCGTTGCTGCGCGTCATGAAGGCCTGCGTCCTGATGTTGCGCCGCCACGCCCGCGTGCTGGAGACGCAGCGCCGTCTCGATGAGTTGCGATTTCCACTGGCCGAGGTGAGCGACGTTCCAGTCAGTGCTCTGCCATGGGCGCAGGTACGCATAGACCGGACCAATCGTCGCTGGGAGACGCTGTACGGGCTGGCAAAGCTATTCCTGAAGCGCGAATGGCAACGAACCAACCATGATGCGAAGGCGGGCCAAGGAATCACTTTGCTGTTCGCCATGAATGATCTGTTCGAGGCCTATGTCGCTGCTCTCGCCCGACGGGCGGTGCGGGGAAGCGATTTGACGGTCCACTCGCAGGGGGGATTGCGCTATTGCTTGATGGAAGAGGGCGACGGCGGAAGGGAACGCTTCCAGACAACGCCCGACATACTCATCAAACGCGATGGCCAAGCCGTGATGGTCATTGACACCAAATGGAAGCTGATTGGCCGAAATCCCGAAGACAAAAAGCGCGGCGTATCGCAGTCGGATGTCTATCAGATGATGGCTTACGCCCGGCTATACCAGTGCCGAGACGTGATGTTGCTCTATCCTCATCATGCAGGCCTTGGCGTTGAGGCATTGGAAGCAGGTTACGGGATGATGGAGGGCGATGAACGACTGCGGATAGCGAGCGTCGATCTTTTGCCGGGCGAGGCGGCGGTCGTGCAGCGACTGGCGAGCTTGCTGTCGCCCGCCAAGGTGGGTTTGTTTGCCGCGGCGTGA
- a CDS encoding Fic family protein translates to MRWNWQLPDWPDFRFDAERIRASEEQFLKGSGVVIGALHHLDADERDVLTIEVISQEVVDSSAIEGEILDRASVQSSLARHLGFAADQRRASAAETGAAELMADVYRSHAAPLDDRTLFAWHAMLMNGRRDIADVGRYRTHEDAMQIVSGALHAPRVHFEAPPSETIPMEMSRFIAWFNDSAPWSPNPFPAITRAAISHLWFESIHPFEDGNGRIGRAIAEKALAQSLAAPTLTALSETIHRHRKAYYAALQLGSQSNDINAWLTWFADIVIEAQGRTITRIRFLIDKTRLLDRLRSEINERQEKALLRMFREGPDGFAGGLSAGNYRTITGAGLATATRDLNDLIEKGALIRTGERRYARYFLKSS, encoded by the coding sequence ATGCGCTGGAATTGGCAACTTCCCGATTGGCCTGATTTCCGCTTCGATGCGGAACGCATCCGCGCGTCCGAGGAGCAGTTCCTGAAAGGCTCCGGCGTCGTCATTGGTGCGCTCCACCACTTGGACGCCGATGAGCGCGATGTCCTGACAATCGAAGTCATCTCCCAGGAGGTTGTCGATAGCTCGGCTATTGAGGGCGAGATCCTTGACCGCGCCAGCGTTCAGTCATCGCTCGCACGGCATTTGGGATTTGCTGCCGACCAGCGCCGTGCAAGCGCGGCGGAAACCGGTGCCGCCGAACTCATGGCCGATGTCTATCGCAGCCATGCTGCGCCGCTCGATGATCGGACACTGTTCGCATGGCACGCCATGCTAATGAACGGGCGTCGAGACATTGCCGATGTCGGGCGCTACCGGACGCACGAAGATGCCATGCAGATCGTTTCGGGCGCACTTCATGCGCCGCGTGTGCATTTCGAGGCTCCGCCCTCGGAGACCATCCCGATGGAAATGTCTCGATTCATAGCATGGTTCAACGACAGCGCACCGTGGTCACCAAACCCATTCCCCGCAATCACCCGTGCGGCCATTTCGCACCTGTGGTTCGAGAGCATCCATCCCTTTGAAGACGGCAATGGCCGGATCGGGCGCGCCATTGCCGAAAAGGCATTGGCCCAAAGCCTCGCCGCCCCGACACTGACGGCGCTCTCGGAAACGATCCATCGCCACCGTAAAGCCTATTACGCCGCGCTCCAGCTTGGCAGCCAGAGCAACGACATCAATGCTTGGCTGACGTGGTTTGCCGATATTGTCATCGAGGCACAGGGGCGGACGATCACCCGCATCCGCTTCCTGATCGATAAGACGAGGCTGCTTGATCGCTTGCGCAGCGAGATTAACGAACGGCAGGAAAAGGCGCTTCTTCGCATGTTCCGCGAAGGGCCGGATGGGTTCGCGGGCGGTTTGAGTGCCGGAAATTACCGGACAATCACTGGGGCCGGTCTTGCCACCGCGACACGCGATTTGAACGACCTGATCGAGAAAGGTGCGCTCATCCGCACCGGCGAGCGTCGCTATGCGCGCTATTTTCTGAAGAGCAGCTAG
- a CDS encoding site-specific integrase — MPTESHLLMDGALHVYRRENSRYWQCSTYLGSRNYRQTTKEVSLAAAKDFARDWYMERCVEDRQRRRGGVALLDGTVQPPIAGTGAPTDGRRRRTPTGPSFKDAADAFTSEFELITLGERNAEYVASKSDHIRVHLLPFFGDTALEDITAGKVQEYRAHRQTSRVDPKTGKPKKPARATLHGEIVTLRQVLKTANRKGWIAAIPDMSAPYKTSGKVEHRAWFSPEEYKMLYEATRERAKNPPKPRWREVCENFHDYVLFMGNTGLRPDESARLELRDVKIVDDESTGERILEIEVRGKRGVGFCKSMPGAILPFERVRKRKQLKPTDRIFGKSPRELMNTVLDELNLKFDRDGHIRTCYSLRHTYICLRLLEGADIYQVAKNCRTSVEMIEKFYGRHLKNNIDASAVNVRKTKPPKVAARKKASMPAT, encoded by the coding sequence ATGCCGACAGAAAGCCATCTGCTGATGGATGGGGCGCTGCACGTCTATCGGCGTGAGAACAGCCGCTACTGGCAATGCTCGACATATCTTGGCAGCCGCAACTACCGGCAGACGACCAAGGAGGTCAGCCTTGCTGCCGCCAAGGATTTCGCGCGCGACTGGTATATGGAGCGTTGCGTCGAGGATCGCCAACGCCGACGTGGTGGTGTTGCCTTGCTGGACGGCACCGTCCAGCCCCCGATCGCCGGAACCGGCGCGCCGACCGATGGTCGGCGTCGGCGAACGCCTACTGGCCCCAGCTTCAAGGATGCCGCAGATGCTTTCACCAGCGAGTTCGAGCTAATCACGCTGGGCGAACGCAACGCGGAATATGTGGCATCGAAGTCAGATCACATCCGCGTTCACCTGTTACCCTTCTTTGGCGATACCGCGCTTGAGGACATAACGGCCGGCAAAGTGCAGGAGTATCGGGCGCACCGTCAGACATCGAGGGTCGATCCCAAAACCGGCAAGCCGAAGAAGCCAGCACGCGCGACCTTGCACGGCGAGATCGTCACGCTTCGGCAGGTTTTGAAAACCGCCAACCGCAAGGGCTGGATTGCGGCAATCCCGGATATGTCAGCTCCCTACAAGACGTCCGGCAAGGTGGAGCACCGCGCGTGGTTTTCGCCCGAGGAATACAAGATGCTTTATGAGGCCACGCGCGAGCGGGCGAAGAATCCGCCCAAGCCACGCTGGCGTGAGGTCTGCGAGAACTTCCACGATTATGTTCTTTTCATGGGTAACACGGGGCTTCGGCCCGATGAGTCCGCACGACTTGAACTGCGCGACGTCAAGATTGTTGACGACGAATCGACCGGCGAACGCATCCTCGAGATCGAGGTGCGCGGCAAGCGCGGTGTTGGTTTTTGCAAGTCGATGCCAGGTGCGATCCTGCCCTTCGAGCGCGTCCGCAAGCGCAAGCAGCTCAAACCGACCGACCGTATATTCGGAAAGTCGCCACGCGAGTTGATGAACACGGTCCTCGACGAGCTGAATCTGAAGTTCGACCGCGATGGTCACATCCGCACCTGCTACAGCCTGCGGCACACCTATATCTGTCTGCGATTGCTCGAAGGCGCGGACATTTATCAGGTCGCCAAGAACTGCCGCACCAGTGTCGAGATGATCGAGAAGTTTTACGGGCGGCATTTGAAAAACAACATCGACGCATCCGCCGTCAATGTTCGCAAGACTAAACCGCCGAAAGTCGCTGCCCGAAAGAAGGCCTCGATGCCAGCAACCTAA
- a CDS encoding AI-2E family transporter yields the protein MTDKPPPVRASSAKPRAKSEAAAPFGPGRIAGAALIVLALIAVAWLMISLTRFFMLVFAAVVLGAIFDAIASWIVRRTGMKRGFALALSVAGIVAIFAGAFMLFGSQLAREVDTIREQIPQALRGVEAFLDRYGLGQRVRELAAVGSDDISRLASQAGGYALAAGSGIADFVLVLVAAIFLAGDPATYRRGLLLLMPASAEETASLALGDAARGLKGWMVGQAVSSLVVAALTWAGLALLGVPAAGGLGLIAGLLDVIPMVGPIIAGIPAVLLAFTVSPMTALWTLVLFLVIQQLQGNFLQPMIQKQAVDVPPAVLLFAVVAAGILFGFLGVLLAAPLTVVVYVMVQRVYVKTLLGKDIKIAGQD from the coding sequence ATGACCGACAAGCCCCCGCCCGTCCGCGCGTCCTCCGCCAAACCCCGCGCCAAGAGCGAAGCGGCGGCGCCTTTCGGCCCCGGCCGGATCGCCGGCGCGGCGCTGATCGTCCTCGCGCTGATCGCGGTCGCGTGGCTGATGATCAGCCTGACGCGATTCTTCATGCTCGTCTTTGCGGCGGTCGTGCTCGGCGCGATCTTCGATGCGATCGCCAGTTGGATCGTCCGCCGCACCGGGATGAAGCGCGGCTTCGCGCTCGCGCTGTCGGTCGCGGGGATCGTCGCGATCTTTGCCGGGGCCTTCATGCTGTTCGGATCGCAGCTCGCCCGCGAGGTCGATACGATCCGCGAACAGATTCCGCAGGCGCTGCGCGGCGTCGAGGCGTTTCTCGACCGGTACGGGCTGGGGCAGCGGGTGCGCGAGCTGGCCGCGGTGGGCAGCGACGACATCTCGCGCCTCGCCTCGCAGGCCGGGGGCTATGCGCTGGCGGCGGGGAGCGGCATCGCCGACTTCGTGCTGGTGCTCGTCGCGGCGATCTTCCTTGCCGGCGATCCCGCGACCTATCGCCGCGGGCTGTTGCTGCTGATGCCCGCCAGCGCCGAGGAGACCGCATCGCTCGCGCTCGGCGACGCCGCGCGCGGACTGAAAGGCTGGATGGTCGGCCAGGCGGTGTCGTCGCTGGTCGTCGCCGCGCTGACATGGGCGGGGCTGGCGCTGCTCGGCGTGCCGGCAGCGGGCGGGCTCGGGCTGATCGCCGGCCTGCTCGACGTCATCCCGATGGTCGGGCCGATCATCGCGGGCATCCCCGCGGTGCTGCTGGCGTTCACCGTGTCGCCGATGACCGCGCTGTGGACGCTTGTCCTGTTCCTCGTGATCCAGCAACTGCAGGGCAATTTCCTGCAGCCGATGATCCAGAAACAGGCGGTCGACGTGCCGCCCGCGGTGCTGCTGTTCGCGGTGGTCGCGGCGGGCATATTGTTCGGCTTCCTCGGCGTGCTGCTCGCGGCGCCGCTGACCGTGGTGGTCTATGTGATGGTGCAGCGGGTCTATGTGAAGACGTTGCTGGGCAAGGATATCAAGATCGCCGGGCAGGATTGA